A stretch of the Paenibacillus dendritiformis genome encodes the following:
- a CDS encoding DNA translocase FtsK produces the protein MPRRKKKKASFSKSLKYEIYGILLITCSVIALAGGAAFGRSLSKIAGMLLGKWYFIIPLVFIYIGLAVMIKRHWPSGWNPRKTGLLCIILALTMISTVNTVEQRILPGAEEVRAGIIFQDIHNALKVELLQSPDTGTAGTMLQKDISGGYIGAALYCVLFVLFGSLGTKLLTIVLLFIGFMLATQLSYVELVRLIRAQIKKWAAIINKKRKARLNELRVAESKSRTAAKAKRPRDRIPDPVEEEDEDEDGPPRRKKAPVFVQLFGGKRRNDMEDEEYAEDPAVFTAGAPSAIPVNPETEDPSPAAGEEEAAPLFRDFTAQQTSDEAGWQHDEADEEGSHVLDPPIPQGGDQADVEEMAASDPVQADAGPDAADEEEPDAAGASPAPVKKPPKPYRLPSFSLLAKQQNAGKGGEHSDFMQTARKLEATLESFGVRAKVLEVVRGPAVTRYEIQPDIGVKVSRIVSLSDDIALALAAKDIRMEAPIPGKSAIGIEVPNNEVSVVTMREVMETPTFTEAPSRLSIALGRDISGMPIVGNLARMPHLLVAGATGSGKSVCINGIITSILYKAKPDEVKFLMVDPKMVELNVYNGIPHLLAPVVTDPKRASLALKKIVVEMEKRYELFSKSGTRNIEGYNKLMAEQPEMLLPYIVVIVDELADLMMVAANDVEDAICRLAQMARAAGIHLIIATQRPSVDVITGLIKANIPSRIAFGVSSQVDSRTILDSAGAEKLLGRGDMLFLPVGASKPVRVQGAFLSDQEVEAVVSFVSSQGEAEYNEELVPELDENGIASDEPVDELYDQALQIVLEAQQASASLLQRRMRIGYNRASRLIDYMHMQGIIGPHEGSRPREVLMTLEQFEQSKMSS, from the coding sequence TTGCCACGGAGGAAGAAAAAAAAGGCGTCCTTCAGCAAGAGTCTGAAATATGAAATCTACGGTATTTTACTGATAACATGTTCGGTCATTGCCCTTGCAGGCGGCGCGGCATTCGGCCGCTCCTTGTCCAAGATTGCGGGCATGCTGCTGGGAAAATGGTACTTTATTATACCGCTTGTGTTCATATATATCGGACTTGCCGTAATGATCAAGCGCCATTGGCCTTCCGGCTGGAATCCGCGGAAGACGGGGCTGCTCTGCATCATACTGGCTCTGACGATGATAAGCACGGTCAATACGGTGGAGCAGCGCATACTTCCCGGCGCGGAGGAGGTTCGCGCGGGCATCATTTTTCAAGACATACATAACGCGTTGAAAGTGGAATTGCTGCAGTCCCCGGACACGGGAACGGCAGGGACGATGCTGCAAAAGGATATTAGCGGCGGATATATCGGGGCGGCGCTGTATTGCGTCCTGTTCGTGCTGTTCGGCAGTCTGGGCACGAAGCTGCTGACGATCGTGCTGCTGTTCATCGGCTTCATGCTGGCGACCCAGTTGTCCTATGTCGAGCTCGTGCGTCTGATACGCGCCCAGATCAAGAAATGGGCGGCCATTATCAACAAAAAGCGCAAAGCGCGGCTCAATGAACTGAGGGTGGCCGAGAGCAAGAGCCGAACGGCCGCAAAGGCGAAGCGTCCGCGCGATCGAATTCCTGATCCGGTGGAAGAAGAGGATGAGGACGAGGACGGTCCACCGCGCCGGAAAAAGGCTCCTGTCTTCGTGCAATTGTTCGGCGGGAAGCGCCGGAACGACATGGAGGACGAAGAATATGCCGAAGATCCGGCCGTATTCACGGCTGGCGCGCCAAGCGCGATCCCGGTGAATCCGGAGACGGAAGATCCGTCCCCAGCCGCTGGCGAGGAGGAAGCCGCGCCGCTGTTCCGCGATTTCACCGCCCAGCAGACATCGGATGAGGCCGGCTGGCAGCATGACGAAGCCGATGAGGAGGGCAGCCATGTGCTCGACCCTCCCATTCCGCAGGGGGGCGATCAGGCGGACGTGGAAGAGATGGCTGCCTCGGATCCCGTTCAGGCGGATGCCGGACCTGATGCAGCGGACGAAGAGGAGCCGGACGCCGCCGGAGCTTCGCCCGCGCCCGTCAAGAAGCCGCCGAAGCCGTACCGGCTCCCTTCCTTCTCGCTCCTGGCGAAGCAGCAGAACGCCGGCAAGGGCGGGGAGCATTCCGACTTCATGCAGACGGCGCGCAAGCTGGAGGCGACGCTGGAGAGCTTCGGAGTGCGGGCCAAAGTATTGGAAGTGGTGCGGGGACCTGCCGTTACCCGTTACGAGATTCAGCCGGATATCGGCGTCAAGGTGAGCCGCATCGTGAGCCTGTCTGACGATATCGCCCTCGCGCTCGCAGCGAAAGATATCCGTATGGAGGCGCCGATCCCGGGGAAATCGGCGATCGGCATTGAAGTGCCGAATAATGAAGTGTCGGTGGTCACGATGCGGGAAGTGATGGAGACGCCAACCTTCACCGAGGCGCCTTCCCGGTTGTCCATCGCGCTTGGCCGCGACATTTCCGGGATGCCGATCGTAGGCAATCTCGCCCGGATGCCCCATCTGCTTGTGGCGGGGGCGACGGGGTCGGGGAAGTCGGTCTGCATTAACGGCATTATTACGAGCATTCTGTACAAGGCGAAGCCGGATGAGGTCAAGTTCCTTATGGTCGACCCGAAGATGGTCGAGCTGAATGTGTATAACGGCATTCCGCACCTGCTTGCTCCGGTCGTCACCGATCCGAAGCGGGCTTCGCTGGCCCTCAAAAAAATCGTGGTCGAGATGGAAAAGCGTTATGAGCTGTTCTCCAAATCCGGAACGCGAAATATTGAAGGCTATAATAAGCTGATGGCGGAGCAGCCGGAAATGCTGCTGCCGTATATCGTCGTCATTGTGGACGAGCTGGCCGATCTGATGATGGTGGCCGCGAATGATGTAGAGGACGCAATCTGCCGTCTCGCCCAGATGGCGCGGGCAGCGGGCATCCACCTAATTATTGCAACCCAGCGGCCGTCGGTCGATGTCATTACCGGGCTTATCAAGGCGAATATTCCTTCCCGGATTGCCTTCGGCGTGTCGTCGCAGGTCGATTCGCGAACGATTCTCGATTCGGCCGGAGCGGAGAAGCTGCTCGGACGGGGAGATATGTTATTCCTGCCGGTAGGCGCGTCGAAGCCGGTTCGAGTCCAGGGCGCCTTCTTGTCCGATCAGGAGGTAGAGGCGGTTGTCTCCTTTGTGAGCAGCCAAGGAGAAGCGGAGTACAACGAAGAGCTTGTTCCCGAACTGGATGAGAACGGGATAGCTTCGGACGAGCCGGTCGATGAATTGTATGACCAGGCCCTGCAGATTGTGCTGGAGGCCCAGCAAGCATCGGCCTCGCTTCTGCAGCGGCGGATGCGCATTGGCTATAATCGCGCGAGCCGGTTGATCGATTACATGCATATGCAGGGAATTATCGGCCCCCATGAAGGAAGCCGCCCGCGCGAAGTGCTCATGACGCTGGAGCAATTTGAACAGAGCAAGATGTCCTCATGA
- the sleB gene encoding spore cortex-lytic enzyme: MRKHMIWITMCMVFVLFGAYQYKHMTENAPTFSGAVLTYGFKGEDVIELQGRLKFLGFYYGNVDGIFGSKTGDSVKWFQSEFGLTVDGIVGPKTKDKLVKATKNWKPETAPSGKPAPSGKPSNISGSNALGLSENDLKLMANAVYGEARGEPYEGQVAVAAVILNRVKSPSFPNTASGVIFQPGAFTAVADGQIWLEPNERARQAVQDAINGWDPSGGCLYYFNPETATSKWIWTRPQVKTIGKHIFCM; encoded by the coding sequence ATGAGAAAACACATGATTTGGATTACGATGTGTATGGTATTCGTTCTGTTCGGCGCTTACCAGTACAAGCATATGACGGAAAACGCGCCCACCTTCAGCGGCGCGGTGCTAACGTACGGTTTCAAGGGAGAAGACGTAATTGAGCTTCAGGGCCGCCTGAAATTCCTCGGCTTCTATTACGGCAATGTTGATGGCATCTTCGGCAGTAAGACGGGGGACTCCGTCAAATGGTTCCAATCGGAGTTCGGACTTACGGTGGACGGCATTGTCGGACCGAAAACGAAAGACAAGCTCGTCAAGGCGACGAAGAACTGGAAGCCGGAGACGGCCCCGAGCGGCAAGCCGGCACCGAGCGGCAAGCCAAGCAATATTAGCGGCTCGAATGCGCTGGGATTGTCAGAGAACGATCTGAAGCTGATGGCCAATGCGGTGTACGGCGAAGCCCGGGGGGAGCCGTATGAAGGCCAGGTAGCGGTTGCTGCGGTGATTTTGAATCGAGTCAAGTCGCCAAGCTTCCCGAATACGGCATCCGGCGTCATCTTCCAACCGGGAGCCTTCACCGCCGTAGCGGACGGACAGATCTGGCTTGAGCCGAATGAGCGGGCGCGTCAGGCCGTCCAGGATGCGATCAATGGCTGGGATCCTTCCGGAGGGTGCTTGTACTACTTCAATCCGGAGACCGCGACGTCCAAATGGATCTGGACACGGCCGCAGGTGAAGACGATTGGAAAACATATCTTCTGTATGTAA
- the yfmF gene encoding EF-P 5-aminopentanol modification-associated protein YfmF, whose translation MEKQPTFERGTVNGIRIHVMPTKRFKTYAIAVYMGAPLQEDTVTPLALTPFVLRRGTEAYPETIRFRERLDELYGAGFGFDIYKRGDYQIVQFRMDVINDAFVQSADSLLEKAFEFLGGCITAPVTQDGVFRSKYVKEEKVTLTQRIEAIVNDKIRYAAERCIEEMCKEEPYRLHALGNRRELEGIDAPSLYRHYQQWLEHSAIDVYVIGDTSLEEVERLVTESFRINRAGETPYARSIPVPRTGEPNTVVERLEVTQGKLNLGLRSTITYADDAYPAALLFNGVLGGYPHSKLFINVREKNSLAYYASSRLDGHKGICAIQSGIEFQNYEKAKQIILEQIEAMKSGRIDEKELKQTKAMIANQLREIGDSAFEMIGFDFNRVLSGKERTTSQLIAATEQMEASAIQAAAETFHVDTIYFLRNREEV comes from the coding sequence ATGGAGAAGCAACCGACGTTCGAACGAGGAACGGTCAATGGGATTCGCATTCACGTCATGCCGACAAAGCGGTTCAAGACCTATGCGATCGCCGTCTACATGGGCGCGCCGCTGCAGGAAGACACGGTTACTCCGCTGGCGCTGACGCCGTTCGTGCTCCGCCGGGGAACGGAAGCGTACCCGGAGACGATCCGGTTCCGCGAGAGATTGGATGAATTATATGGAGCCGGCTTCGGCTTCGATATTTATAAGCGCGGCGATTATCAAATCGTGCAGTTCCGAATGGACGTCATCAACGATGCTTTTGTGCAATCGGCCGATTCCTTGCTGGAGAAAGCATTTGAATTTTTGGGCGGATGCATCACCGCGCCGGTAACCCAGGACGGCGTCTTTCGTTCGAAATATGTGAAGGAAGAAAAAGTGACGCTGACGCAGCGAATCGAAGCGATCGTCAATGACAAGATCCGTTACGCGGCGGAGCGCTGCATCGAAGAAATGTGCAAGGAGGAGCCTTACCGTCTTCATGCTCTGGGCAACCGCCGCGAGCTTGAAGGCATCGATGCCCCCTCGCTCTACCGGCATTACCAGCAATGGCTGGAGCATTCGGCGATCGATGTCTATGTGATCGGGGATACGAGCCTGGAGGAGGTCGAACGGCTGGTCACGGAATCTTTCCGCATCAACCGCGCAGGAGAGACGCCTTATGCCCGCTCGATTCCGGTGCCGCGCACGGGAGAACCGAACACGGTTGTCGAGAGGCTGGAAGTGACCCAGGGCAAGCTTAATCTCGGTCTTCGCTCCACGATAACCTATGCCGACGACGCATACCCCGCCGCTCTGCTGTTCAACGGCGTTCTTGGCGGATACCCGCATTCGAAGCTGTTTATCAATGTCAGAGAAAAGAACAGTCTCGCTTACTACGCATCGTCAAGGCTGGATGGCCATAAAGGGATTTGCGCCATTCAATCGGGAATTGAATTCCAGAATTATGAGAAGGCGAAGCAGATTATTTTGGAGCAGATCGAAGCGATGAAGTCGGGACGCATCGACGAGAAGGAGCTGAAGCAGACAAAGGCGATGATTGCCAATCAGCTCCGGGAAATCGGGGATTCGGCCTTCGAAATGATCGGGTTCGACTTCAACCGCGTGCTGTCCGGCAAGGAGCGGACGACATCGCAGTTGATCGCCGCCACGGAGCAGATGGAGGCATCGGCCATCCAGGCCGCCGCCGAGACGTTTCATGTCGATACGATTTATTTTTTGCGCAACCGGGAGGAGGTATAA
- the yfmH gene encoding EF-P 5-aminopentanol modification-associated protein YfmH, producing the protein MEQRRYSQLQETLYYERMDNGLDVYVLPKPGFQKTYASFSTKYGSIDNHFRVEGQEAVKVPDGIAHFLEHKMFEEPEGDIFSTFAEQGASANAFTTFDRTVYLFSSTSNIEKNVETLVDFVQRPYFTDENVEKEKGIIAQEINMYRDNPTWRVYFGLIEAMYQIHPVHIDIAGTVDSIGTITKETLYTCYHTFYHPTNMLLFIVGGVEPERMMALIRENQARKSFEPQGKIERIFDAEPETVREARKVAKLPVSLPRCYFGCKEPKPGLNGRALLEYEIATRIMMDLLLGSSSELNQILYEEGLTTDSFGSEFNCSPDYAFSIMGGETKDPDSLVERVRELVDDAKKTGFKPDSFERIRNKAIGAYLRMLNSPETIANEFTKFKFRDADLFDILSVYESLTLEQIHQRLQDHFDWNRLAISIVEKPD; encoded by the coding sequence ATGGAACAACGCCGTTATTCCCAACTACAGGAGACGCTCTATTACGAGCGGATGGACAATGGGCTCGACGTCTATGTGCTGCCGAAGCCCGGCTTCCAGAAGACGTACGCGTCCTTTTCAACCAAGTACGGCTCGATTGACAATCACTTTCGGGTAGAAGGACAGGAGGCCGTCAAGGTGCCTGACGGGATTGCCCATTTCCTGGAGCATAAAATGTTCGAAGAGCCGGAAGGCGACATCTTCTCCACCTTCGCGGAGCAGGGGGCTTCGGCCAATGCGTTCACGACGTTCGATCGGACCGTCTACTTATTCTCTTCCACCAGCAATATCGAGAAAAATGTGGAAACGCTTGTCGATTTTGTGCAGCGTCCTTATTTTACGGATGAAAATGTGGAGAAGGAAAAGGGAATCATCGCCCAGGAAATCAATATGTACCGCGATAATCCAACCTGGCGCGTCTACTTCGGGCTCATTGAAGCAATGTACCAGATTCATCCTGTCCACATCGATATCGCCGGCACGGTAGACTCGATCGGCACCATTACAAAAGAAACGCTCTATACCTGCTACCATACGTTCTATCACCCAACCAATATGCTTCTCTTTATCGTCGGCGGCGTCGAACCGGAACGAATGATGGCCTTAATCCGCGAGAACCAAGCCCGCAAATCTTTTGAGCCGCAGGGCAAGATCGAACGCATTTTTGACGCCGAGCCCGAGACGGTGCGCGAAGCCCGCAAAGTAGCGAAGCTGCCGGTCTCGCTGCCGCGCTGCTACTTCGGCTGCAAGGAGCCGAAGCCCGGCCTGAACGGCCGTGCGCTGCTGGAGTATGAGATTGCGACGCGCATTATGATGGATTTGCTCCTGGGCTCCAGCTCGGAGTTGAACCAAATCTTATACGAAGAAGGGCTGACGACGGATTCCTTCGGAAGCGAGTTCAACTGCAGTCCCGATTACGCCTTCTCGATAATGGGAGGGGAGACGAAGGATCCGGATAGCCTGGTGGAGCGGGTCCGCGAGCTGGTGGACGATGCGAAGAAGACGGGGTTCAAGCCAGATTCCTTCGAACGCATCCGCAACAAAGCGATCGGCGCCTATTTGCGAATGCTGAATTCGCCTGAGACAATTGCGAATGAATTCACGAAGTTTAAGTTCCGGGATGCGGATTTATTTGATATACTTTCCGTATACGAATCGCTGACACTGGAACAGATTCACCAACGGCTGCAGGATCATTTCGATTGGAACCGTCTGGCGATCTCGATCGTAGAGAAGCCGGACTGA